One Natranaerovirga hydrolytica genomic region harbors:
- a CDS encoding ferric reductase-like transmembrane domain-containing protein: MNNEIFLEGSLELIGSLIFTGILAVYGHSFIKKQKKMSYVIAGVFSLLSLVLGGMFFTHMLEVSLATPWVRVVRSVISGYLPASLFIAVMFAGALPSGNFLQKKLMSARTELSIIATILYLPHTLIYAVLSAPYGIAQLISGEIYISSQLMTWSGVINTVLLIILGITSIDKVKKRMKFKKWKALHRWSYVFYLNCFIHYITLSVRRGAYERVILYIIIYGVYLVMRLQKQNVRVKLKEKAKASFA, from the coding sequence ATGAATAATGAAATTTTTTTAGAAGGATCTTTAGAACTTATAGGTTCACTTATCTTTACAGGAATACTTGCGGTATATGGACACTCCTTTATAAAAAAACAAAAGAAAATGTCTTATGTCATTGCGGGAGTTTTTTCGCTCTTAAGTTTGGTGTTAGGTGGAATGTTTTTTACACACATGTTAGAGGTTTCTTTGGCAACACCGTGGGTGCGTGTTGTTAGATCAGTAATCAGTGGTTATTTACCGGCTAGTCTATTTATTGCAGTTATGTTTGCAGGCGCTTTGCCATCGGGTAATTTTTTGCAAAAAAAACTGATGTCAGCTAGAACGGAACTTTCTATTATAGCAACTATTTTGTACTTACCACATACACTTATATATGCTGTTTTATCAGCGCCATATGGAATCGCTCAATTGATATCAGGTGAGATTTATATTTCATCCCAACTGATGACATGGAGTGGCGTTATCAATACCGTATTACTGATCATACTTGGCATAACATCTATAGACAAGGTGAAAAAACGTATGAAGTTTAAAAAGTGGAAAGCACTACATAGATGGTCATATGTATTTTATCTTAATTGTTTCATACATTACATAACATTGAGTGTAAGAAGGGGAGCATATGAGCGTGTGATTTTATACATTATTATATATGGTGTTTACCTTGTTATGCGCCTTCAAAAACAGAATGTTAGAGTAAAATTAAAAGAAAAAG
- a CDS encoding ArsR/SmtB family transcription factor — translation MEDNFSNYALLFKALSDETRLRIIAMLDSKELCACNILEAFDITQPTLSYHMRILTKSGIVNSRKNGSWMHYSLDKNILLQIKNFIGQLDKNLI, via the coding sequence ATGGAAGATAATTTTAGCAATTATGCTTTACTATTTAAAGCTTTATCCGATGAGACAAGGTTACGAATCATTGCCATGTTAGATTCTAAGGAGTTGTGTGCTTGTAATATTTTAGAGGCGTTTGATATTACACAACCTACGCTTTCTTACCATATGCGAATATTAACAAAATCCGGAATTGTAAACAGCAGAAAAAATGGTTCTTGGATGCATTATAGCTTAGACAAGAATATACTATTACAAATCAAAAATTTTATTGGACAATTAGATAAAAATCTAATATAA